A genomic region of Leptospira barantonii contains the following coding sequences:
- the arsS gene encoding arsenosugar biosynthesis radical SAM (seleno)protein ArsS (Some members of this family are selenoproteins.): MKSLQSRGSELVSPERQFQILKEVFSHKNLPSFADRLKSSGVGDLRPVPTEIFQMNLGKLCNQTCKHCHVDAGPDRKEIMSKETMLHCLSVLATSSISTVDLTGGAPEMNPEFRWLVTELRKLNKKVMVRCNLTILLAGEKYRSLPEFYAEQKVEVVSSLPYFEKRRTDAQRGEGVFEKSIEALQKLNSIGYGVPGSGLVLNLVYNPAGAFLPGSQTDLENEFKNSLYKQFGIQFNSLFTITNMPISRYLEYLQESGNLEGYLEKLVTSYNPVAAQGVMCRNTLSVGYDGSLYDCDFNQMLEMKVEGNVQNIRDYDANLLEQRKIRVYEHCYGCTAGAGSSCGGATA, from the coding sequence GTGAAGTCCTTACAATCCAGAGGAAGCGAACTCGTTTCTCCAGAGAGACAGTTTCAAATTTTGAAGGAAGTATTCTCTCATAAGAATCTTCCTTCCTTTGCGGATCGACTGAAAAGTTCCGGTGTGGGCGACTTACGCCCCGTTCCCACGGAAATTTTTCAGATGAATCTCGGAAAACTCTGCAATCAAACCTGCAAACACTGTCACGTGGATGCCGGACCCGATCGAAAAGAAATCATGAGCAAGGAAACAATGCTTCATTGTTTGAGCGTTCTTGCGACGAGTTCGATTTCGACCGTGGACTTGACTGGCGGCGCTCCGGAGATGAATCCGGAATTTCGATGGCTCGTAACCGAACTCCGTAAACTGAATAAGAAAGTGATGGTTCGTTGTAATCTCACCATTCTTCTTGCGGGAGAAAAATACAGAAGTCTTCCCGAATTCTACGCGGAACAAAAGGTTGAGGTCGTATCCAGTCTTCCTTATTTCGAAAAAAGAAGAACGGATGCGCAAAGGGGAGAAGGGGTTTTCGAGAAGTCCATAGAAGCATTACAAAAGTTGAATTCTATCGGATACGGGGTCCCCGGTTCCGGTTTGGTTTTGAATCTTGTCTACAATCCGGCGGGAGCATTTTTACCCGGATCGCAAACGGATCTTGAAAATGAGTTTAAGAATTCATTGTATAAACAATTTGGAATACAGTTCAATTCCCTTTTTACGATCACGAATATGCCGATTTCCAGATATTTGGAATATCTACAGGAAAGCGGGAATTTGGAAGGTTATCTGGAAAAACTGGTGACCTCTTACAACCCGGTCGCGGCGCAAGGTGTAATGTGCAGAAACACTTTGAGCGTCGGTTACGACGGTTCTCTCTACGATTGTGATTTCAATCAGATGTTGGAAATGAAAGTGGAAGGAAACGTTCAAAACATCCGAGACTACGACGCGAATCTTTTAGAACAAAGAAAAATTCGAGTCTACGAACACTGCTACGGTTGTACTGCCGGTGCGGGCTCGAGTTGCGGAGGAGCAACGGCCTGA
- a CDS encoding glycosyltransferase family 2 protein → MNSLSISVVIPALNEEKSIPFVLKDLHAIEELNLQEIIVIDNGSKDKTALVASSHGATVLYEGERGYGAACLKGLERIFQSANPPDLVAFLDADYSDSPAELVLLLGRLFDSQADLVIGSRTLGKSEKGSLLPVQKFGNWLSTTLIRILYGIRFTDLGPFRLIRSDSLRKLNMQDRNFGWTVEMQVKAAKYGLRCAEVGVSYKKRIGYSKVSGTVLGSIRAGWKILYTIGKLQFTK, encoded by the coding sequence GTGAATTCTCTCTCGATCAGCGTCGTCATACCGGCGTTAAACGAAGAAAAATCCATTCCCTTCGTTTTAAAAGATCTTCATGCGATCGAAGAATTGAATCTTCAGGAAATCATCGTAATCGACAACGGTTCTAAGGACAAAACCGCTTTGGTTGCATCTTCGCACGGGGCTACGGTTCTTTACGAAGGCGAAAGAGGTTACGGCGCGGCCTGTCTCAAAGGATTGGAAAGAATTTTCCAATCCGCAAATCCTCCCGATTTGGTCGCGTTTCTCGACGCGGATTATTCGGATTCTCCTGCGGAACTTGTTCTTTTACTCGGAAGACTTTTTGATTCTCAAGCGGATCTTGTGATCGGTTCGAGGACCTTGGGAAAATCCGAGAAGGGCTCCTTGTTGCCCGTGCAAAAATTCGGAAACTGGCTTTCCACTACTTTAATTCGGATTTTATACGGAATTCGTTTTACGGATTTGGGTCCGTTTCGTTTGATCCGGTCGGATTCTTTAAGAAAATTGAATATGCAGGATCGTAATTTCGGATGGACTGTGGAAATGCAGGTGAAAGCCGCAAAATACGGTTTACGTTGCGCCGAGGTCGGAGTGAGTTATAAAAAAAGAATCGGATATTCCAAAGTGAGCGGAACCGTTCTCGGTTCGATTCGGGCCGGTTGGAAAATTCTTTACACGATCGGCAAACTTCAATTTACGAAATGA
- a CDS encoding multiheme c-type cytochrome encodes MNILRFDRRITILVSVFTTVVCVFVCGKTSDKIPVEDRFPGRAWAKPVNVGDSLPGIGGLTAKDCGQCHEDHYKEWETSTHANAFSDLQFQSELTKPNSPQWLCLNCHIPISGQRKEIATHLKEGDVFKPVLVSNPKFNANWEKEGVSCGTCHLKSDSNGNTILVGPTGANAPHPVTKDKEALHSRCNDCHNQDYKLNSSLVCYFKTGEEFKESIHKDKEDCVSCHMPSLNRKIVPNSFPNGPRDSHRHTFIGGGVPKKFELFEPHWDGGYKTGLEIGKPTWSEKDFTTRSVRVQLELENKFAGHSVPTGDPERHVLVEAILFNESGREVSRETIRIGQTWEWYPEAKLVSDNRIRSGEKRKIDLSLSWKETENVRFGFIRMKHVRLTKENAEHMRKNSKLASKEIGAKLERIESFYPFANLFYESKTDLNTKKTVVSSRETLFKISKQGKL; translated from the coding sequence TTGAATATTCTAAGATTCGATAGAAGAATTACGATCCTTGTTTCCGTTTTTACGACGGTTGTTTGTGTTTTTGTATGCGGTAAAACCTCGGACAAAATCCCAGTAGAAGACCGTTTTCCCGGTCGGGCCTGGGCAAAACCGGTTAACGTCGGGGATTCCCTTCCCGGAATCGGAGGTTTGACCGCAAAGGACTGCGGACAATGTCACGAAGATCACTATAAAGAATGGGAAACTTCCACACACGCGAATGCGTTCAGCGACTTACAGTTTCAATCCGAGTTGACCAAACCTAATTCTCCGCAATGGCTTTGTTTGAACTGTCATATTCCTATCAGCGGTCAAAGAAAGGAGATCGCGACGCACCTCAAAGAAGGAGACGTGTTTAAACCGGTTCTTGTTTCTAATCCGAAATTTAATGCGAACTGGGAAAAGGAAGGTGTCAGTTGTGGAACCTGTCATCTCAAATCGGATTCGAACGGAAACACGATCCTTGTTGGGCCAACGGGAGCGAACGCTCCTCATCCGGTGACGAAGGACAAAGAAGCTCTTCATTCCCGTTGCAACGACTGTCACAATCAAGACTATAAACTCAATTCTTCCCTGGTTTGTTATTTTAAAACCGGCGAGGAATTTAAGGAAAGCATTCATAAGGATAAGGAGGACTGCGTTAGTTGTCACATGCCTTCCTTAAATCGTAAGATCGTTCCGAATTCTTTCCCGAACGGTCCACGCGATTCTCACAGACATACGTTTATCGGCGGCGGCGTTCCGAAGAAGTTCGAATTGTTCGAACCTCATTGGGACGGAGGTTACAAAACCGGTTTGGAAATCGGGAAACCGACTTGGTCCGAAAAAGATTTTACAACGCGTAGCGTTCGGGTTCAACTCGAGTTGGAGAATAAATTTGCGGGACATTCCGTTCCTACCGGAGATCCGGAAAGACACGTTCTTGTGGAAGCGATTTTGTTCAACGAATCCGGTCGTGAAGTTTCTCGAGAGACGATTCGGATCGGACAAACCTGGGAATGGTATCCGGAAGCGAAACTCGTCTCGGACAATCGAATCCGTTCGGGTGAAAAAAGAAAGATCGATTTGAGTTTGAGCTGGAAGGAAACTGAAAACGTCCGTTTCGGTTTTATCAGAATGAAACACGTTCGTTTAACAAAAGAAAATGCGGAACACATGAGAAAGAATTCCAAACTTGCTTCCAAAGAAATCGGAGCCAAACTCGAACGAATCGAATCTTTTTATCCGTTTGCGAATCTGTTTTACGAATCCAAAACCGATTTGAACACGAAAAAAACGGTCGTTTCGTCCCGGGAAACTCTATTCAAAATTTCTAAACAAGGTAAGTTGTGA
- a CDS encoding sulfurtransferase has translation MKMMKLKNILFAFILILPSFLWSQKSESWILTPGEARAILSESLVLDTRPRSVFFREHITGSRFVSWEEFSVSELPHKGNLLPVEAIKKKLEAYGIRNNRPVLVVSETKNNWGEDGRIVWMLRSLGHHSAFLVDGGYSALKKLGAPVSNSGEPKETGSFKIQLDSNLSATSFEIRSNLKNKRYVFLDTREDREFQGETPYGESRGGHIPGAKHLYYKNLLNEDGALLSSEKISEKIKELGIARDSVVISYCTGGIRSAWVTTILRNEGYNAKNYAGSMWEWSSGNEKDFPLVRK, from the coding sequence ATGAAAATGATGAAACTCAAAAACATTCTATTTGCATTCATTTTAATCCTTCCTTCGTTTCTTTGGTCACAAAAATCCGAATCCTGGATCTTAACACCGGGAGAAGCCAGAGCGATTCTTTCCGAAAGTCTGGTCCTCGACACGAGACCCCGCTCCGTATTTTTCCGGGAACATATCACGGGTTCCCGTTTCGTTTCTTGGGAAGAATTTTCGGTTTCAGAACTTCCTCACAAGGGCAACCTACTTCCCGTAGAAGCGATCAAAAAGAAATTGGAAGCATACGGAATTCGAAACAATCGTCCCGTTTTGGTTGTAAGCGAAACCAAAAACAATTGGGGAGAGGACGGAAGAATCGTATGGATGCTTCGTTCCCTGGGCCATCATTCGGCGTTTCTCGTGGACGGAGGGTATTCCGCCTTAAAGAAGTTAGGCGCTCCCGTTTCCAATTCGGGCGAACCGAAAGAAACCGGTTCCTTTAAGATTCAACTCGATTCCAATTTAAGCGCGACCTCGTTCGAGATCCGATCCAATCTCAAAAATAAACGTTATGTGTTCTTGGATACTAGAGAAGACAGGGAATTTCAGGGAGAAACCCCTTACGGAGAATCCAGAGGCGGTCATATTCCGGGCGCCAAACATCTATATTATAAAAATCTTTTAAACGAGGACGGCGCCCTTCTTTCCTCAGAAAAAATCTCGGAAAAGATCAAGGAACTCGGAATCGCCAGAGACAGCGTCGTGATCTCCTATTGTACGGGAGGAATCCGTTCGGCTTGGGTGACCACGATTCTTAGAAACGAGGGTTATAACGCAAAAAATTACGCGGGTTCCATGTGGGAATGGTCCTCGGGCAACGAAAAGGATTTTCCTCTTGTCCGCAAGTAA
- a CDS encoding DNA-methyltransferase codes for MKRTIHKIERRDSRETFPLESESVNLVLTSPPYPMIEMWDELFFGFSPQIRANFQNDPNDSYERMHLELDRVWKESFRVLKDGGFLVVNIGDATRNTSLGFQIFMNHARILRSCNSIGFQSLPGILWRKQTNAPNKFLGSGMLPAGAYVTLEHEHILIFRKNNKRKFATKSDKLSRAESAFFWEERNSWFTDVWDFKGKKQGLNSLAGRERSAAFPFELANRIILMYSLKGDLVVDPFLGTGTTTLAAIGNCRNSVGFDLDSSLLQTSFENFSSLKDELNGLVDKRKHAHDLFVDTREKEGKPFLHFNQNLQTRVVTKQEKFLDLERITKLFRNETGMIEAEYSPLLQAVAPPQLEPAPAVQP; via the coding sequence ATGAAGCGAACGATTCACAAAATAGAACGTAGAGATTCCAGGGAAACCTTTCCTCTGGAATCGGAATCGGTGAATCTCGTTTTGACTTCTCCCCCCTATCCCATGATCGAAATGTGGGACGAACTCTTTTTCGGTTTTTCTCCGCAGATCCGCGCAAACTTTCAAAACGATCCGAACGATTCCTACGAAAGAATGCATCTTGAACTCGATCGAGTTTGGAAAGAATCCTTTCGCGTTTTGAAGGATGGAGGTTTTCTCGTCGTCAATATCGGAGACGCGACCAGAAACACTTCCCTCGGCTTTCAAATTTTTATGAATCATGCGAGAATTCTCAGAAGTTGCAATTCGATCGGGTTCCAAAGCCTTCCCGGAATCCTTTGGAGAAAACAGACAAACGCCCCGAATAAGTTTCTCGGTTCGGGAATGCTTCCTGCGGGAGCGTATGTAACTCTAGAACATGAACACATTCTAATATTCAGAAAAAATAATAAACGAAAGTTCGCGACCAAATCGGATAAACTCTCCAGGGCGGAAAGTGCGTTCTTCTGGGAGGAAAGAAATTCCTGGTTCACGGACGTTTGGGATTTTAAAGGAAAAAAACAGGGCTTAAATTCCCTCGCAGGAAGAGAAAGAAGCGCCGCATTTCCTTTCGAACTCGCCAACAGAATCATACTGATGTATTCCTTAAAAGGAGACTTGGTCGTCGATCCGTTTCTCGGAACCGGAACGACGACGCTCGCGGCCATAGGCAATTGCAGAAACTCCGTCGGGTTCGATTTGGATTCGAGTTTGCTTCAAACTTCTTTCGAAAACTTTTCCTCTTTGAAGGACGAACTCAACGGACTCGTAGATAAAAGAAAACACGCTCACGATCTTTTCGTCGATACGAGGGAAAAAGAAGGAAAACCGTTTCTTCATTTCAATCAAAACCTGCAAACTCGGGTCGTAACGAAACAGGAAAAATTCTTAGATCTGGAAAGAATCACAAAACTTTTTAGAAACGAAACGGGAATGATCGAAGCGGAATATTCTCCCTTACTTCAGGCCGTTGCTCCTCCGCAACTCGAGCCCGCACCGGCAGTACAACCGTAG
- a CDS encoding DUF4395 domain-containing protein: MIQIGNFPDSVNEYAARSVAGLVFILTLATLWTQSVWLNLALLYGFTARVLYGPKFSLFAKIAIHGIVPLLKLGNKATAGPPKRFAQSIGFLFSLTSLILLISGQIFAFQIVLGILLFFAALESFVGFCAGCFVFGYLMRWGIIPEEVCEKCNNLTFAPKKSEG; this comes from the coding sequence ATGATTCAAATCGGCAATTTTCCGGATTCGGTCAACGAATACGCGGCCAGATCGGTAGCCGGTCTCGTTTTTATTCTTACGTTAGCAACACTTTGGACCCAATCGGTTTGGTTGAATCTCGCATTGCTCTACGGGTTTACGGCGAGGGTTTTGTACGGACCTAAATTTTCTCTCTTTGCGAAGATCGCAATTCATGGTATCGTACCCTTGCTGAAACTGGGAAATAAAGCGACAGCCGGACCTCCGAAACGATTCGCACAATCCATCGGTTTTTTGTTCAGTTTGACCTCGTTGATCCTTCTGATTTCGGGTCAAATTTTTGCGTTTCAGATCGTGCTCGGAATTCTTTTGTTTTTTGCGGCCTTGGAATCCTTCGTCGGATTTTGTGCCGGATGTTTCGTGTTCGGATATCTGATGCGTTGGGGAATTATCCCGGAAGAAGTATGCGAGAAGTGTAACAATCTCACCTTTGCTCCGAAGAAAAGCGAAGGATAA
- a CDS encoding arsenosugar biosynthesis-associated peroxidase-like protein has product MSKESYYVPEDLKKFGNIGEFQPNLAKKFFEYYGDVFADGALTAREKSLIALAVSHAIQCPYCIDAYTTDTLEKGVSEAGLMEAVHVAAAIRGGASLVHSVQMMNKVKELGM; this is encoded by the coding sequence ATGTCTAAAGAGTCCTACTACGTACCGGAAGATCTCAAAAAATTCGGAAACATCGGAGAGTTTCAGCCCAATCTTGCGAAAAAGTTTTTCGAATATTACGGAGACGTATTCGCGGACGGAGCCTTGACCGCTCGCGAAAAATCCTTAATCGCTTTGGCGGTTTCACACGCGATTCAATGTCCTTATTGTATAGACGCATATACGACCGATACGTTGGAAAAAGGAGTGAGCGAAGCGGGTCTTATGGAAGCGGTTCACGTCGCGGCCGCGATCCGAGGCGGAGCTTCTTTGGTTCATTCCGTTCAGATGATGAATAAGGTCAAAGAACTCGGAATGTAA
- a CDS encoding dolichyl-phosphate-mannose--protein mannosyltransferase, with protein sequence MVGTRSFPKRFLKSSLVLKGANAFQRIQKFSSVFNQFNILNIPFRFWIGFGLLIRVILLFSDPILSEDVYRFLWDGLLLTQGLSPFSFLPKEFSWMDAPLELRPIYFELLIDMNSLKFYSVYPPILQFLFWISATGMLFWKNVKIGILIWKCFLLLSEFGVLLFLLSIFKKRNIPFVYSLIYWMNPLVLLEIGGNAHPESILLFFLIGTVEFAVRWMESDRVADFLTLGFFFLCGILTKITPLILVPFFLFVFWKRKKFFVLVSCSAGIALGAFGLFFGGEGILKQESDGLGVFFQLFEFNGSAYYVLREFLRAIGENFYAAGKLCGAITLVAISIFSFQKRDTTGLKASFTTIETIYLIFLLFSTTVHPWYILPLLLASIFSGNVYPIVWSFLIFVSYSTYSSVPYRDSPVWLCFEYGVLFLFLHIDYKSRSLQNE encoded by the coding sequence TTGGTCGGCACAAGATCGTTTCCGAAAAGATTTTTAAAAAGTTCGCTCGTCTTAAAGGGAGCGAACGCGTTCCAAAGAATTCAAAAGTTTTCGAGTGTTTTTAATCAATTCAATATTTTGAATATTCCGTTTCGATTTTGGATCGGCTTTGGTCTTTTGATCCGAGTTATCCTTTTGTTTTCCGATCCGATCCTTTCCGAGGACGTCTATCGTTTTTTGTGGGACGGTCTTCTTTTAACCCAAGGACTTTCCCCGTTTTCATTTTTACCAAAAGAATTCTCGTGGATGGACGCGCCTTTGGAGCTCCGACCGATCTACTTTGAATTGTTAATCGACATGAATTCTTTAAAATTCTATTCCGTTTATCCGCCGATCCTTCAGTTTTTATTTTGGATCTCGGCAACCGGAATGCTTTTTTGGAAAAACGTTAAGATCGGAATTCTGATCTGGAAATGTTTTCTTCTTCTATCGGAGTTTGGCGTTCTGTTGTTTTTACTTTCTATTTTTAAAAAGAGAAACATTCCGTTCGTTTATTCTTTGATCTATTGGATGAATCCTTTGGTTCTTCTGGAGATCGGAGGGAACGCACATCCCGAATCGATTCTTTTGTTTTTTTTGATAGGTACGGTTGAGTTTGCGGTTCGATGGATGGAATCGGATCGGGTTGCGGACTTCTTAACATTAGGATTCTTTTTTCTCTGCGGAATTTTGACAAAGATCACGCCGCTTATCCTCGTTCCATTCTTCCTTTTTGTATTTTGGAAACGCAAAAAATTCTTCGTTCTTGTTTCCTGTTCCGCAGGAATTGCGTTAGGCGCCTTTGGACTTTTTTTTGGGGGAGAAGGAATTCTCAAACAAGAATCGGACGGTTTAGGCGTTTTTTTTCAACTTTTCGAATTCAACGGAAGCGCGTATTACGTTCTTCGAGAATTTTTGCGCGCGATCGGAGAAAACTTTTACGCGGCCGGTAAACTCTGCGGGGCAATCACGTTAGTCGCAATTTCCATTTTTTCGTTTCAAAAACGGGATACGACCGGCTTAAAAGCGTCGTTTACTACGATCGAAACGATCTACTTGATCTTTCTTTTATTTTCTACAACCGTTCATCCTTGGTACATTCTTCCGTTGCTCCTCGCGTCGATCTTTTCCGGGAACGTTTATCCGATCGTATGGTCGTTTCTGATCTTCGTTTCGTATTCGACGTATTCTTCGGTTCCGTATCGGGATTCTCCGGTATGGTTGTGTTTCGAGTATGGAGTTCTATTCCTTTTTTTGCATATTGATTACAAATCCCGCTCTTTGCAAAACGAATAG